One stretch of Segatella copri DNA includes these proteins:
- a CDS encoding glycoside hydrolase family 2 TIM barrel-domain containing protein, translated as MSIRNIANVSLCLALLSVGNGMAAQNESRWHNVDINQQNREPRRAAFFAYETLDKAQSFDKKKSANYLSMEGMWKFNFVKDYNKRPAKFFAANYDDSEWKDFPVPGLFELNGYGDATYKNVGYAWATQFDPNPPYISELNNYTGSYRRTFELPKDWKGKDVYFHVGSATSNLTLWVNGKYVGYSEDSKVAAEFNISKYLKPGKNLIAMQVMRWCDGSYFEDQDFWRFTGIAREVYLYARPKLHAADIRLDAGLMNNYRDGILNYQIALKGGKTDVTVALCDKDGKQIASATGAQGVIKVPKVKAWTAETPYLYKVYISLKNKQGVAEVIPQKVGFRNVEIKNAQLLVNGKPVLIKGANRHEIDPDGGYVVSVERMIQDIRIMKQLNINAVRTCHYPDDPRWYELCDEYGLYLTAEANLESHGMGYGEKSLAKFPEYLQTHIERNEGNVKSFINHPSIIVWSLGNECGYGINFEKTYDWVKALDKTRPVQYERGGYDSKTDIYCPMYIDYEESEKYCKSDGVKPYIQCEYAHAMGNSEGGFKEYWDLIRKYPKYQGGYIWDFVDQGIRDKSPVTGKEIFTYGGDYGRYPASDYNFNCNGIIAPDRRLNPHAYEIQYYHQNVWIKDLDAVNGAFKVYNENFFKNIDDLNLTATVYANGVKLATVEIPETKGIAPQATKLIKSDELKYAVAEAESKHAKEEIVLNFAFASDGTQPLVDKGQVMARQQFIISDYQFAKPAIPAVAAAPTKKGKVQQTSSMEVEETNSYVKVSAQRMSVTIGKKTGMIDYLDVDGEPMLKFRESMTPEFWRAPTDNDYGASLQKEMRVWKNPQMNLKSFDKNVSKDNVVLTALFDMPDVKAQLMLRYDISAAGEVNVTQKMTTDKEVQVADLFRFGLQLQMPATFSKLEYYGRGPEENYVDRHSSAFIGKYESDVKDEYYPYIRPQESGNHTDIRYFSIFNPTTGKGITFEGYEPMECSAIPYLVEDLDSGIEKTHAWGQHSGDLVDKGLVQLHIQKCQYPLGCIDSWMTKPMEKYRLHYADREFTFKIKAK; from the coding sequence ATGAGCATCAGAAATATAGCAAATGTATCGCTTTGCCTCGCCTTGCTGTCTGTCGGCAATGGCATGGCGGCTCAGAATGAGTCGCGCTGGCATAATGTGGATATCAACCAGCAGAACCGCGAACCTCGCCGTGCTGCTTTCTTCGCATACGAGACCCTTGACAAAGCACAGAGTTTTGACAAGAAAAAGTCGGCCAACTATCTTTCGATGGAAGGCATGTGGAAGTTTAACTTCGTGAAGGATTATAACAAGCGTCCTGCCAAGTTCTTTGCAGCCAACTATGACGATTCGGAGTGGAAGGATTTCCCTGTACCGGGGCTGTTCGAACTGAACGGTTATGGAGATGCTACTTATAAGAATGTCGGTTATGCCTGGGCTACCCAGTTTGATCCGAATCCTCCATACATCAGCGAACTCAACAACTATACGGGTTCTTATCGTCGTACCTTCGAACTTCCTAAGGACTGGAAGGGCAAGGATGTCTATTTCCATGTAGGTTCGGCTACCAGCAACCTGACCCTTTGGGTGAACGGCAAGTATGTGGGATATAGTGAAGACAGCAAGGTGGCTGCCGAGTTTAATATCTCCAAGTATCTGAAGCCGGGCAAGAACCTGATAGCTATGCAGGTGATGCGCTGGTGCGATGGCTCTTATTTCGAGGATCAGGACTTCTGGCGCTTTACTGGTATAGCCCGTGAGGTTTATCTCTATGCACGTCCGAAACTTCATGCTGCCGATATCCGTCTTGATGCCGGTTTGATGAATAATTATCGGGATGGTATCCTGAACTATCAGATAGCGCTGAAGGGCGGCAAGACTGATGTGACTGTTGCCTTGTGCGATAAGGATGGCAAGCAAATAGCATCGGCTACCGGAGCTCAGGGGGTAATCAAAGTACCGAAGGTGAAGGCTTGGACTGCTGAGACACCTTATTTATATAAGGTATACATCTCTCTGAAGAATAAGCAGGGGGTAGCGGAGGTGATTCCGCAGAAGGTGGGCTTCCGCAATGTGGAAATCAAGAACGCCCAGTTGCTGGTGAACGGCAAGCCTGTACTGATTAAGGGTGCCAACCGGCATGAGATAGATCCGGATGGTGGATATGTGGTAAGTGTAGAGCGCATGATTCAGGATATCAGAATCATGAAACAGTTGAACATCAATGCGGTTCGTACCTGCCATTATCCTGACGATCCTCGCTGGTATGAACTCTGTGATGAATACGGACTGTATCTTACTGCTGAGGCTAACCTCGAATCTCATGGTATGGGATATGGGGAGAAATCACTCGCTAAGTTCCCTGAGTATCTCCAGACTCACATCGAACGCAATGAAGGTAATGTGAAAAGTTTTATCAATCACCCTTCTATCATCGTATGGAGTTTGGGTAATGAGTGTGGTTACGGCATCAACTTCGAAAAGACCTATGACTGGGTGAAAGCGCTCGACAAGACCCGTCCTGTTCAGTATGAGCGTGGCGGTTATGACAGCAAGACTGATATTTACTGTCCGATGTATATCGACTACGAGGAGAGTGAGAAATATTGCAAGAGTGATGGTGTTAAACCATACATCCAGTGCGAATATGCTCATGCTATGGGTAATTCGGAAGGTGGTTTCAAGGAATATTGGGACCTCATCCGTAAGTATCCTAAGTATCAGGGTGGCTATATCTGGGACTTCGTAGATCAGGGCATTCGTGACAAGAGTCCTGTCACCGGTAAGGAAATCTTTACTTATGGTGGAGATTACGGCCGCTATCCGGCAAGTGACTATAACTTCAACTGTAATGGTATCATTGCTCCAGACCGCCGTCTGAATCCTCATGCTTACGAGATTCAGTACTATCATCAGAATGTATGGATCAAGGACCTGGATGCTGTGAATGGTGCTTTCAAGGTTTACAACGAGAACTTCTTCAAGAATATCGATGACTTGAACCTGACAGCTACGGTTTATGCCAATGGTGTGAAACTGGCTACAGTTGAGATTCCTGAAACAAAGGGTATTGCTCCTCAGGCTACCAAACTGATCAAGAGTGATGAACTGAAGTATGCGGTGGCTGAGGCTGAATCGAAGCATGCAAAGGAGGAGATTGTTCTTAACTTTGCTTTTGCAAGCGATGGCACACAGCCGCTGGTAGACAAGGGCCAGGTGATGGCTCGCCAGCAGTTTATCATCAGCGATTATCAGTTTGCCAAACCGGCGATTCCTGCTGTTGCTGCTGCGCCAACCAAGAAGGGTAAGGTGCAGCAGACAAGCAGTATGGAGGTGGAGGAAACCAACTCTTATGTGAAGGTCAGCGCACAGAGAATGTCTGTTACCATAGGCAAGAAGACGGGTATGATAGATTATCTCGATGTAGATGGTGAACCGATGTTGAAGTTCCGTGAGAGTATGACTCCGGAATTCTGGCGTGCTCCTACCGATAATGACTATGGAGCATCTCTGCAGAAGGAGATGAGAGTATGGAAGAACCCGCAGATGAATCTGAAGTCTTTCGACAAAAATGTGAGTAAGGACAATGTGGTGCTGACAGCTCTCTTCGATATGCCTGATGTGAAAGCTCAGCTGATGCTCCGCTATGACATCAGTGCTGCGGGCGAGGTGAATGTTACCCAGAAGATGACTACCGACAAGGAGGTTCAGGTTGCCGATCTGTTCAGATTCGGTCTGCAGTTGCAGATGCCTGCTACTTTCTCTAAGCTCGAGTATTATGGTAGAGGTCCTGAAGAGAACTACGTAGATCGTCATTCTTCTGCTTTTATCGGCAAGTACGAGTCTGACGTGAAGGATGAATATTATCCATATATCCGTCCGCAGGAGAGTGGTAACCATACCGATATCCGCTATTTCTCTATCTTTAATCCAACCACCGGCAAGGGGATTACCTTCGAGGGGTATGAACCTATGGAGTGCAGTGCCATCCCTTATCTGGTAGAGGATTTGGATTCTGGTATCGAGAAGACGCATGCATGGGGACAACACAGTGGTGATCTGGTGGATAAGGGACTCGTGCAGTTGCATATCCAGAAATGCCAGTATCCTTTGGGCTGCATCGACAGTTGGATGACCAAGCCTATGGAGAAGTATCGTCTCCATTATGCTGATCGTGAATTTACATTCAAAATAAAGGCAAAATAA
- a CDS encoding ROK family protein, which translates to MKADLIKYLRKINKKPSVQGKLLEQFISHGASTIPEMSKAIGVSLPTTTSALNELIKEGLAREIGKKDNSSGRIPMVYDLIPTAGYFIGVNPEMNCLALAASDFAGNLITEKTRVPYVYENSPENLEEISRIINEFIESLPVSREEILQVCVNVAERVNPVQGNAYNMFTFLKESLADKLTQLIQLPVCIENDTRSMAFAELIKGQCKGLKDAIFVNVCWGIGIGIIIDGKLYYGKSGYSGEFGHMTAYNNNIICHCGKIGCIETEVSGRALKRKLIEKIKEGKTSILSERVLKKNEDLSLQDILDAIAKEDVLSLATLQLIADELGKQLAGVINIFNPEMLVIGGEMSVTGDYLTLPVKMGIKKFSLNIMNEDSKIVTSSLKGLAGITGACLMARYRLLNENIDK; encoded by the coding sequence ATGAAAGCTGACTTAATAAAATATCTTAGAAAGATAAACAAAAAGCCCTCAGTTCAGGGCAAGCTCCTGGAGCAGTTTATCTCTCACGGAGCCTCCACCATCCCAGAGATGTCGAAGGCTATCGGAGTTAGCTTACCGACAACAACAAGTGCCCTCAACGAGTTGATAAAAGAAGGACTCGCCAGAGAGATTGGAAAGAAAGACAATTCTTCGGGACGCATCCCGATGGTTTACGACCTCATTCCAACAGCAGGCTACTTCATCGGCGTCAATCCTGAGATGAACTGCCTGGCACTTGCAGCAAGCGACTTCGCAGGCAATCTGATTACCGAAAAAACAAGAGTGCCTTACGTATATGAGAACTCTCCTGAAAATCTGGAAGAGATAAGCAGAATCATCAATGAGTTTATCGAAAGCCTTCCTGTTTCAAGAGAAGAAATACTTCAAGTTTGCGTGAACGTGGCTGAGCGCGTGAATCCTGTACAGGGAAATGCCTACAACATGTTCACCTTCCTGAAAGAATCATTGGCCGACAAGCTGACCCAGCTCATACAGCTACCTGTATGTATCGAGAACGATACCCGGAGCATGGCTTTCGCTGAGTTGATTAAGGGACAGTGCAAAGGCCTGAAAGACGCCATCTTCGTGAACGTATGCTGGGGCATCGGAATCGGAATCATCATCGACGGCAAACTCTATTACGGCAAGTCGGGATATTCTGGCGAATTCGGTCACATGACTGCCTACAACAACAACATCATCTGCCACTGCGGCAAGATTGGTTGCATAGAAACAGAAGTTTCGGGCAGAGCACTCAAAAGGAAACTCATCGAGAAGATAAAGGAAGGAAAGACTTCCATCCTCTCTGAAAGAGTTCTGAAAAAGAATGAAGACCTATCACTCCAGGATATTCTGGACGCCATAGCAAAGGAAGATGTACTGAGCCTTGCCACACTGCAGCTCATAGCAGATGAACTTGGCAAACAGCTGGCAGGAGTCATCAACATCTTCAACCCAGAAATGCTGGTCATCGGAGGTGAAATGTCGGTTACAGGCGACTACCTCACGCTACCGGTAAAGATGGGTATCAAGAAATTCTCTCTCAACATCATGAATGAGGATTCTAAAATCGTTACCTCAAGTCTGAAAGGTCTTGCAGGAATCACGGGAGCCTGTCTGATGGCAAGATACCGGCTTCTGAATGAGAACATCGACAAATAA
- a CDS encoding glucosamine-6-phosphate deaminase: MRLNLSSQIVLNKVPVEFYRPKTTVEYSEISRMEKIHTDIFASMTEGASHVADKIEAGIKAAQQEGKFYVMALGAGSSLYSVYDELVRRYNEKTLSFRNVVVFNAYEYYPLQKDSSLRTINQLKERFLDHVDVAEQNIFTLDGFVAQDAVQDRCRLYEQRIKTFGGLDVALIGIGRSGNIAANEPGSGIQSMTRIILIGNTSREEMENSEQTKETIPPCSLTMGIATLLSAKSIYLTAWGEEKAEIMQKVVENSITDTLPASFLQTHPNAHVVIDLGAAHHLTRIEHPWLVTSCQWSDKLVRSALVWLCQKLGKPILKLTNKDYNENGLSELLALYGSAYNANIKIFNDLQHTITGWPGGKPNADDTYRPERATPFPKKVIVFSPHPDDDVISMGGTIRRLVQQNHDVHVAYETSGNIAVGDEEVTRFMHFINGFNQLFADSKDSVISNKYKEIKTFFAKKKESDFDTRDILTIKGLIRRGEARTACTYNEIPLDHVHFLDLPFYESGKIEKLPMTEKDVEIVRALLQKVQPHQIYVAGDLADPHGTHKKCTDAVLAAIDEEKKAGAEWLKDCRIWMYRGAWAEWEIENIEMCVPLSPEELRAKRNSILKHQSQMESAPFLGNDERLFWQRAEDRNRATASLYDQLGLACYEAMEAFVEYKPL, from the coding sequence ATGAGACTCAATCTTAGTTCACAAATCGTACTCAATAAAGTACCTGTAGAGTTCTACAGGCCAAAGACGACTGTAGAATATTCTGAAATCTCCAGAATGGAGAAGATTCATACTGACATCTTTGCCTCTATGACAGAAGGTGCCAGTCATGTAGCTGACAAAATAGAAGCTGGCATCAAGGCAGCACAGCAGGAAGGCAAATTCTATGTGATGGCGCTGGGCGCCGGTTCTTCTCTCTATTCTGTATACGATGAACTCGTTCGCCGTTACAACGAGAAGACCCTGAGCTTCCGCAATGTTGTTGTATTCAATGCATACGAATATTATCCGCTCCAGAAGGACAGTTCTCTCCGTACCATCAACCAGTTGAAGGAGCGTTTCCTTGATCATGTGGATGTGGCTGAGCAGAACATCTTTACACTGGATGGTTTTGTGGCACAGGATGCCGTACAGGACCGTTGCCGTCTCTATGAGCAGCGCATCAAGACCTTCGGCGGTCTCGATGTAGCCCTCATAGGTATAGGCCGTTCGGGTAATATTGCAGCCAACGAGCCAGGTTCGGGCATCCAGTCGATGACCCGTATCATCCTCATCGGCAATACCTCTCGCGAAGAGATGGAGAACAGTGAGCAGACCAAGGAAACCATTCCTCCATGTTCGCTCACCATGGGTATCGCTACCTTACTCTCTGCCAAGAGCATATATCTGACAGCCTGGGGCGAAGAGAAGGCAGAGATTATGCAGAAGGTGGTGGAGAACTCAATCACAGATACCCTGCCGGCATCATTCCTTCAGACTCATCCGAATGCTCATGTTGTCATCGACCTGGGGGCTGCTCATCATCTGACACGTATCGAGCATCCATGGCTCGTAACTTCATGCCAGTGGAGTGATAAACTGGTGCGTTCGGCACTGGTATGGCTCTGCCAGAAACTCGGTAAGCCTATCCTGAAGTTGACCAATAAGGATTATAATGAGAACGGACTGAGCGAACTTCTGGCTCTCTATGGCTCAGCCTATAATGCCAATATCAAGATTTTCAATGATTTGCAGCATACCATTACCGGATGGCCAGGTGGTAAGCCAAATGCCGATGATACCTATCGCCCAGAGCGTGCAACACCATTCCCTAAGAAGGTTATCGTGTTCTCTCCACACCCAGACGATGATGTTATCTCAATGGGAGGAACCATCCGTCGACTGGTACAGCAGAACCACGATGTGCATGTAGCTTACGAAACATCAGGAAACATTGCTGTGGGTGATGAGGAAGTAACAAGATTCATGCACTTTATCAATGGTTTCAACCAGCTTTTTGCTGACTCAAAAGACAGCGTCATCTCTAATAAATATAAGGAAATCAAGACCTTCTTTGCCAAGAAGAAGGAGAGTGACTTCGATACGAGAGATATCCTGACCATCAAGGGACTGATTCGCCGTGGTGAGGCTCGTACCGCTTGTACTTATAATGAAATTCCGCTTGACCATGTCCACTTCCTCGACCTGCCATTCTATGAGAGCGGCAAGATAGAAAAGTTGCCAATGACCGAGAAGGATGTGGAGATAGTGAGAGCTCTGTTGCAGAAGGTACAGCCACATCAGATTTATGTTGCCGGCGACCTTGCTGATCCTCACGGAACCCACAAGAAGTGTACTGATGCCGTTCTGGCAGCTATCGACGAAGAGAAGAAAGCGGGTGCTGAATGGTTGAAGGACTGTCGCATCTGGATGTATCGTGGTGCCTGGGCTGAATGGGAGATTGAGAATATCGAAATGTGTGTTCCATTGAGCCCTGAGGAGTTGCGGGCAAAGCGTAACTCTATCCTCAAGCATCAGTCGCAGATGGAGAGTGCTCCTTTCTTGGGTAATGATGAGCGCCTGTTCTGGCAGAGAGCCGAGGACCGTAACCGTGCTACTGCATCGCTCTACGACCAGTTGGGTCTGGCATGCTATGAGGCCATGGAGGCTTTCGTGGAGTACAAGCCATTGTAA
- a CDS encoding family 20 glycosylhydrolase, with translation MAKFNRLLGSFVACAAMLGGISTPASAADINIIPIPVKTQVQKGEFVLPQKVVIAYQTAEGRNIAQYMADKLKASTGYEVTVGGKKGNISIQISPSLKIAEEGYRLTVTAKGVVIKAKTAKGAFYGMQSFMQLLPAQIESATRVDGVKWVAQCCDIQDAPRFGYRGFHLDPCRHFISVENVKKQLDLMSMFKVNTMHFHLTEDQGWRIEIKKYPKLTSVGSIRTEGDGSLYGGFYTQEQIKEIVDYAAKRYITVIPEIDLPGHMMASISAYPYLSCKGEQWSLRTVWGVEDIVMCPGKEDMFRFLDDIFSEIVPLFPGKYFHIGGDECPKTSWKNCPTCQKRIQTEGLQAEGKHSAEERLQSYVIKRIEKMLEKRGRKIIGWDEILEGGLSENATVMSWRGTEGGIEAAMQKHDVIMTPGSDGMYLDWYQGDSKVEPVTIPSPPRYLASTYNYNPVPDTIKALGLAHHILGVQCNNWSEYMYSNAKMEYMMYPRAIALSEIAWSPVSRKNFKDFCRRLDANCVRLDERHIRYHIPLPEQPFGSCDKVVITGDTAVTFTTSRPMKMVYTLDGSTPTPSSSAYAEPIRVSGNTIIKIATILPSGKMSRIRTVDVEKQTYAPAVKVEDAKPGLQMKRIKGNYLKVDQLEWADAAWECANIEGLEQMKIQQKDDAATLRGANNYAAIAEGYINIPEDGVYYLSSRLEQVWIDNKLMISNEGDVKAGTNHDTSVALAKGLHPFKVVFLSNIVGGWPSWWSSLGIEMRKDSEQKFTPVDNSMFFRK, from the coding sequence ATGGCAAAGTTTAATCGTTTATTAGGCTCGTTTGTAGCCTGTGCAGCGATGCTAGGTGGTATCTCTACTCCGGCATCTGCTGCCGATATTAATATTATCCCGATACCGGTGAAGACTCAGGTACAGAAAGGTGAGTTCGTATTGCCACAGAAGGTGGTAATCGCTTATCAGACGGCTGAAGGCAGAAATATCGCCCAGTACATGGCAGACAAACTGAAGGCTTCTACAGGTTATGAGGTAACGGTAGGTGGAAAGAAGGGGAATATCTCTATACAGATTTCTCCTTCGCTGAAAATTGCCGAGGAAGGTTATCGCCTTACCGTAACCGCCAAGGGGGTTGTTATCAAGGCGAAGACCGCCAAGGGCGCCTTCTACGGTATGCAGAGTTTCATGCAGTTACTCCCTGCCCAGATTGAGAGCGCAACCCGGGTGGATGGGGTGAAATGGGTAGCACAATGCTGTGATATCCAGGATGCTCCACGCTTCGGCTACCGTGGATTCCATCTCGATCCATGCCGTCATTTCATTTCTGTCGAGAATGTGAAGAAGCAACTGGACCTGATGTCTATGTTCAAGGTGAATACCATGCACTTCCATCTGACGGAAGACCAGGGCTGGCGTATCGAAATCAAGAAATATCCTAAACTTACTTCTGTGGGCAGTATCCGTACCGAGGGCGATGGTTCTCTTTATGGCGGTTTCTATACCCAGGAGCAGATTAAGGAAATAGTGGATTATGCAGCCAAGCGTTATATTACCGTGATTCCGGAAATCGACCTTCCTGGTCACATGATGGCATCTATCTCTGCTTATCCTTATCTTTCATGCAAAGGTGAGCAGTGGTCGTTGAGAACTGTTTGGGGTGTAGAGGATATCGTGATGTGTCCGGGCAAGGAAGATATGTTCCGCTTCCTGGATGACATCTTTAGTGAGATTGTTCCTCTCTTCCCAGGTAAGTACTTCCATATCGGTGGCGACGAGTGTCCGAAGACCAGTTGGAAAAACTGCCCTACCTGTCAGAAGCGTATTCAGACTGAGGGCTTGCAGGCTGAAGGAAAGCATTCGGCAGAGGAAAGACTGCAGAGCTACGTTATCAAGCGCATAGAGAAGATGCTGGAGAAGCGTGGCAGAAAGATTATCGGATGGGACGAGATTCTGGAAGGCGGATTGAGTGAGAATGCTACCGTGATGTCATGGCGTGGAACGGAAGGAGGTATCGAGGCTGCCATGCAGAAGCATGATGTCATCATGACGCCGGGCAGCGACGGTATGTATCTCGACTGGTATCAGGGCGACAGCAAGGTGGAGCCTGTAACCATTCCTAGTCCTCCTAGATATCTGGCTTCTACCTATAATTATAATCCGGTACCTGATACCATCAAGGCATTGGGACTGGCTCATCATATCCTGGGCGTTCAGTGTAACAACTGGTCGGAATATATGTATTCCAATGCCAAGATGGAGTATATGATGTATCCTCGTGCCATTGCTCTCTCTGAGATTGCATGGTCGCCAGTGAGCAGGAAAAACTTCAAGGATTTCTGCCGCCGACTGGATGCAAACTGTGTTCGTCTGGACGAGCGCCATATCCGTTATCATATCCCATTGCCTGAGCAGCCTTTCGGTTCTTGCGATAAGGTGGTCATTACTGGGGATACTGCGGTAACCTTTACCACCTCGCGTCCTATGAAGATGGTTTATACATTGGATGGAAGTACACCAACTCCTTCTTCTTCGGCTTATGCAGAGCCTATCAGGGTGAGTGGAAACACCATCATCAAGATAGCAACCATATTGCCTTCAGGCAAGATGAGCCGTATCAGAACCGTTGATGTTGAGAAGCAGACTTATGCTCCTGCTGTTAAGGTGGAGGACGCAAAACCTGGGTTGCAGATGAAGCGCATTAAGGGCAACTATCTGAAGGTTGACCAGCTGGAATGGGCTGATGCTGCCTGGGAGTGTGCAAACATCGAGGGCTTGGAGCAGATGAAGATTCAGCAGAAGGATGATGCTGCTACCTTGCGCGGTGCCAATAATTATGCTGCCATCGCTGAGGGCTACATCAATATTCCGGAGGATGGTGTCTATTATCTCTCTTCCCGTCTGGAGCAGGTTTGGATTGATAACAAACTCATGATCAGCAACGAGGGGGATGTGAAGGCTGGTACCAATCATGATACTTCTGTAGCATTGGCTAAGGGATTGCATCCTTTCAAGGTGGTTTTCCTCAGCAATATCGTTGGCGGCTGGCCTTCATGGTGGAGCAGTCTCGGCATTGAAATGCGCAAGGACAGCGAACAGAAGTTTACACCAGTAGATAACTCTATGTTTTTCAGAAAATAA
- a CDS encoding P-II family nitrogen regulator, with amino-acid sequence MKKIEAIIRKTKFEDVKEALLAADIEWFSYYDVRGEGKMRQARIYRGVMYDTSSIERVLLNVVVRDKNVEKTINAIQEAARTGEIGDGRIFVIPVEDTIRIRTGERGDIALYNAEQEK; translated from the coding sequence ATGAAAAAGATTGAAGCAATCATCCGTAAGACTAAGTTTGAGGATGTAAAGGAAGCATTGCTTGCCGCCGACATCGAGTGGTTCTCTTACTACGATGTAAGAGGAGAGGGTAAGATGAGACAGGCTCGTATCTACCGTGGTGTCATGTATGATACCAGTAGTATTGAGCGAGTGTTGCTGAATGTTGTCGTGCGCGACAAGAACGTAGAGAAAACGATTAATGCCATCCAGGAGGCTGCCCGAACCGGCGAGATTGGTGATGGTCGAATCTTTGTAATTCCTGTAGAGGATACCATAAGAATCCGTACAGGTGAAAGAGGAGACATCGCTCTCTATAATGCTGAGCAGGAGAAATAA
- a CDS encoding ROK family protein, with amino-acid sequence MEYDVKSLVIGLDLGGTNSVFGIVDGDGEIIATTSIKTQTFQRVEQYVEESVKAVMQIVEQVGGMEKIRAMGIGAPCGNYYKGTIENAANLVWAKGIVPLADMFAEKLGIPVAITNDANAAAMGEMKYGAAVGMKNFVELTLGTGVGSGIVANGQLIYGCDGFAGELGHMVVDPDGRPCGCGRKGCLETYCSATGVVRTTLAMLEASTGATELRNIPREEITSYAVYKAAMAGDTLAQEVFRQTGTRIGKACAEIATFLSPEAFIFFGGLAQAGDLLFRPIEEAYNEHVLSLYKGKAKFLMSGLDGAKAAILGAAAMASEL; translated from the coding sequence ATGGAATACGATGTAAAGTCTTTAGTGATTGGCTTGGATTTGGGTGGAACCAATTCCGTTTTCGGCATCGTTGATGGGGACGGAGAAATAATAGCTACAACCTCAATCAAGACCCAGACATTCCAACGTGTGGAACAATACGTAGAGGAGTCGGTAAAAGCTGTGATGCAGATAGTAGAACAGGTAGGTGGTATGGAGAAAATTCGTGCCATGGGCATCGGTGCTCCTTGTGGTAACTATTACAAGGGAACCATTGAAAATGCAGCAAACCTGGTATGGGCTAAGGGTATTGTACCGCTGGCTGACATGTTTGCAGAGAAACTGGGCATTCCGGTTGCTATTACCAATGATGCAAATGCGGCTGCTATGGGAGAAATGAAATATGGTGCTGCGGTTGGCATGAAAAACTTCGTAGAACTCACTCTCGGAACAGGCGTAGGATCGGGTATCGTGGCTAACGGGCAGCTGATTTATGGTTGCGACGGTTTCGCCGGTGAGTTGGGACACATGGTGGTGGATCCTGACGGAAGACCATGCGGCTGTGGCAGAAAGGGCTGTCTGGAGACCTACTGTTCGGCTACAGGCGTGGTCCGTACTACCTTGGCCATGCTCGAAGCATCAACCGGGGCAACTGAGCTGAGAAATATTCCAAGGGAAGAAATTACATCTTATGCAGTTTATAAGGCAGCCATGGCAGGAGATACACTGGCACAGGAAGTGTTCAGACAGACCGGTACAAGAATCGGCAAGGCCTGTGCAGAGATAGCTACCTTTCTTAGCCCGGAGGCTTTTATCTTCTTCGGAGGATTGGCACAGGCTGGCGATCTGCTCTTCCGTCCTATTGAAGAAGCATATAACGAGCATGTGCTCTCATTATATAAAGGTAAGGCTAAGTTCCTGATGAGCGGACTGGATGGTGCCAAGGCTGCCATCCTGGGTGCTGCAGCAATGGCATCTGAACTCTAA